A stretch of the Cyanobacteria bacterium GSL.Bin1 genome encodes the following:
- a CDS encoding glycosyltransferase yields the protein MKILKAHNFYLIGGGEDQSNHAEMQLLKKYGHQVNLYTENNENIKSLGLIKTAVKTLWSQQSYNQIRELIRNYQYDILNCENTFPLISPSAYYAAKAEEIPVIQTLRNYRLFCLNAYFFRENRVCEDCLNKPVPLLGIIHSCYKNSKAGSTVVAMMLSTHHLLRTYQNQVDIFITLTEFAKNKFIEGGLPKNKIIVKPNFVDPDPGLGQGEGNFALFVGRLSEEKGIETLLQAWQDLGYHLPLKIVGDGSLVELVRNTTQTIPSVEYMGRQPIEVIYQLMGQAKALVFPSLWYEGMPRVIIEAFAKGTPVIASKLGSMETLIEHQRTGLHFTAGNADELVQQVNWMLNHPRDWQKMRLEARLEYESYYTADQNYHQLMEIYHYALQSAKSK from the coding sequence TTGAAAATACTCAAAGCTCATAACTTTTATCTCATTGGTGGGGGAGAAGATCAATCTAACCACGCTGAAATGCAACTATTAAAGAAATATGGTCATCAAGTTAATCTATACACAGAAAATAACGAAAATATAAAATCTTTAGGTTTAATAAAAACAGCAGTAAAAACGCTATGGTCTCAGCAAAGCTATAACCAAATTCGTGAACTAATTAGAAATTATCAATACGATATTTTAAACTGTGAAAATACTTTCCCCTTAATCTCGCCATCTGCTTATTATGCAGCGAAAGCAGAAGAAATACCTGTCATTCAAACTTTACGAAACTATCGTTTATTTTGCTTAAATGCCTATTTTTTCAGAGAAAACCGAGTATGCGAAGACTGTCTAAATAAACCAGTTCCTCTTCTAGGTATTATTCACAGTTGCTATAAAAATAGTAAAGCTGGCTCAACTGTTGTTGCTATGATGCTATCAACTCATCACCTTCTTAGAACTTATCAGAATCAGGTTGATATATTCATTACACTAACCGAGTTTGCTAAAAATAAGTTTATTGAAGGAGGTTTACCTAAAAATAAAATTATAGTCAAACCTAATTTTGTTGACCCTGATCCAGGACTAGGACAAGGAGAAGGCAATTTTGCTTTATTCGTTGGTCGCTTATCAGAAGAGAAAGGAATTGAAACTCTCTTACAAGCCTGGCAAGATTTAGGTTATCACTTACCCCTTAAAATTGTTGGGGATGGCTCTTTAGTTGAGTTAGTTAGAAATACAACTCAAACAATTCCTAGCGTGGAATATATGGGGCGACAACCTATTGAAGTGATTTATCAACTCATGGGTCAGGCAAAAGCATTAGTTTTTCCTTCTCTATGGTATGAAGGAATGCCAAGGGTAATTATTGAAGCCTTTGCAAAAGGAACACCTGTCATTGCATCTAAATTAGGCTCAATGGAAACATTAATTGAACATCAGCGCACAGGACTTCACTTTACCGCAGGTAATGCAGATGAATTAGTGCAACAAGTTAACTGGATGCTAAATCATCCTAGAGACTGGCAAAAAATGAGATTAGAAGCTCGTTTAGAATATGAGTCTTACTATACTGCTGATCAAAACTACCACCAATTAATGGAAATTTATCACTATGCTCTTCAATCTGCAAAGTCTAAATAG